The segment GCATGCAAGAAATCACTTTCCGTATCACTCACTCGCATACCATTCTAGATTCTAGAGTATTATATTTTCCAGAGCTAAGTTGGCGTCCAAACAAAGGCAGGTTTCCAAAAGATCACTTAAGATCTGGCATTAGCATTTAGAATCATAGACTATACTACATCATTCAATGTAAAGATAGAAATATGAACACTTTGTTTGCTTGGAATAGTTCAGGTACTATTCAGGGTCTGTTTTACACGTTTGATAAATCTTGCTATAGGAAACTATCCAAGGACCATAGTTATCTGTTGATCACTTTGCTCCTCTATTGAACTTCTGTGTTCTTCGGATATTCTGTTTTCAGGGAGGGAATGGTTTAGGTTGGACCTAGGCTTGGCAAAAGTCAAATCAGGATCTCCGAGCTGGGTTACAGTTCGAATTGAATTTGTCCTTCCATTTATGAGGATTCTATTAACTAAATCACTCAAATATCCCTTGTTTCAATAATGGAAGCCTGCAGTACTACTGTGGAAGAGGAGAGAGGTATATCCAACACAGCCCATCAACTCTCAAGGACATGGTAACCAATCAAGCTTCATTTTGAAGCATTTGAGCAAATCAAAGCCCACTAGACAGACACTTCAACTCCCATATTTGTCACAATTGCAAAAAACATGTGCAATACATCATTTATATGCATCAAAACAATGAATCTATCCAAGGAAAGCATGACTACCTGCCAATTGAAGATAAGTAAGCCGAGGGTGCAATTCTACATCGAAGTCTGAGACTGTCTGCATCAAATATTCCGATTGCACCATCACAGAATCCAGTAAAAATCAGCAGACCATCACATGAATATATAGCACTTGAAATGGGAGCAGAAAGTGAATCTCTTGGATACCACTGCAACATATTAACGCTTAAATCATTTAATATTTGGACTAGGAAAAGTAAGGAACTAAAGAGTGAAACTTTGAAGCcatgataatgaatgtagcGTGTTCATAATAAAATACGCAACATGAAAGTTCTCTTTTGTTGAGCCATGCCAAGCAATATATATGCAGCTACACTACAAAAGTATGCAAAGCaagtaaggaaaatagaaaCTAGGAAGAGCAAAGAATGTCAACACGGTAAAAGAATTAACAACTAATTTTGATAATGGGAACACAAAGAACACAGACAATTGCATTGGTTCCCGGCAATTCTGGTTTAGCATTGCCATAatgttgcttggactcttcaaaaatgccaatGTGTGAGTGTCAGATTTGCTAAAAGTAGTGTATTTATGGAGAATCTGACATGGGGTGCGGCATCAAAGTGAAGTGTCTGTGCAACTAAGCATAATAGATCCCAAGTACttaatgatttattttctaTCGTATCAAACAGCATACTTTTGTAACACAGGAAACTTACCCCAAACAAACAAGAAACGTGCAATCAGTACAATCACAAGTGAAGAGATGGGAATGTTATATACTGATAAGTGGAGTAAACCTAAAAACCCTGCTTTCTGTGCAATCGATACAAATTCTATGTGCGCATCTAACAATAAATCAATGTGAAGACTTACTGAACGTTGACATTCAAGCTGGGTATCATAGATTCCAATTTGGCTTTCATGAACTACTAGTATATGAGATTGGTCATTATGGAATTGGACTCTAGTTTCTCCAACTAAGGGAGCTTGGTGACCTGGTGGCACTTGTATAGGTCTTGCTTTTTTCTTTTCCCAGCCATCAACACTCCAGATACATAGCTGCATCACAGAACAAGCACcaaatactttgttattagcATGTCATTGAAGTTATACAACATTTCTACTACAGCAAACTTGGCTAAATTGCGAAGGAAGCACAATTGCCCTCTGTATAAAAATGACAAACTAAGATTCATGCATAAATGCAATCCACAGGTACCAACAGTGCTGTCCCTTGAAAAAGGAAATGAATACAAGAGACGCAAAAttcaaagaggagaaaaaacaTCAACTTGCCTGTGCATCTGCACCTGAAGATACCAGTACATTCAAGCTCTGTGAAAACGCAAGGCCTGTGATCCGTTTCTGGTGACCCTTGAGCTTGATTTTGACCTATGACGGTGAAATCATAAAGAAGCAAACAGAAAAGATCCATCACCACAAAATTCGGAAGGACAGCTGggaataaggaaaataaaaaataaagctGATGAGCATAAGGCTTGAAAGAAATCTAATTAAATAAGCCTCTTGCGCTTGATATTGATGGTTCTATATATTCCTGTCCTTAAAAGTATGTTTACTTTGAGGTTAAGGAGTAAAAGCATGGTTGGTTACTGTGAAATGTTATGATTAACATCCACTTGTCTAAGAATAAAGGACAAGTAAAGGTTCGATATTTTCACGCTTCCGAGTTCCTTCCAGTTTTAATTAACTGATAATGCTAGACAAGCATGATATTCCCAACACACATCGCTAATGAGCATTGCAAAAAAACAGAAGGATAAAGAGGAGAACATAGAAGCTATAAAACTAAGTTTCAGTACCAGAATAAACAGTGACAATCCAAATAAGCAGTAGTGCAATACtgttccttcaaaatgacatgtACAATCTAGGACCAAcacataaaataggaaaaagtaCCTCATCGACCCTAACATTATATATCTGGATAGTGGAGTCCTCCATTCCTACAGCGATAACATTGTTATCTTGAGGATGAAATGCCAAATAGGTGGCTGCAGGGGGTGGTGGCATGAAAGTTGTCATCACCTAACCAGAGTTCATGTGTCAGTTTAGATGCACCAATTTATCATCGTCAAAGAAGGGACAAGTCAACTTTGTacataatgataaaaatgttaACAAACTTCAAGTTTAAGAACTAGACGAAATCATCGTCCACTCCTTTTTCCCGGAGAGGGTCAACAAACCTTGAAGGTCATCATGTTAAACAAGGAGACCTTCCCACCAGAAGCAGACATGACATAAGAATCATTTTTAGATAAAGCAATACATGCAGCTGCATCTTCAGCTGACTTCGCATCACCGACATCATTAGACATGAGTGCTCCATTTGTTGGCTGCCACAGTTGTGGAACAACTGCTGCAGAAGACTGAAGAAAGAATTAAGTAAAGCAAACCAGTCAGAATTTTCTGACAAGAAAAACTAGTGAGAATTTGATGTGAGCCATATGGATACTCCAACTTAACCTTTCCAGATGGATTTCGCTCATTTCTCTGCCATTTCCAGAGCTTATGAATGGCATTAGAGCCCAGTGCCAGCACAGAAAGCCCAGAATTAGTATAGAGCAGCCGCAGTACCTGCCATCATTATAATTCAGATGTCTTTAGGTTGCTGACAAAGACTACCAATCGAAGAAGCATTCTGTGCCTAGCAACAATTCATATCCAACAAAGAAAGACATAAACATGCAGAAGGGGATTCTACACTAGTCTCCAGGAATAATTAAGAGTTGTTAAAGATCTAATCAAGCAAATAAAAAACTGGCATATCTGATTGTACAAGCTGTAAATGAGGTGGCCAAACAATCCAATAGCATTAGAGAAAGCAGAGAACCTAGTCCAAGTTTTCCTGCCACCCTTCATCAAAAACAGAGTTTCCAAACACTTGGCCGCAAAAAAGAATCAAAGCCCCACACGAGAGTGTATTCGACAtataatcaagtaaataaaATCGTCTTTTCTAAAGCTTTTATATGAGGTACTCACACAATTTAATTCAACAAGGATTATAACAAAAGATGCCACCAACTTTAGTCTTCAAAAGAGAACCTACCACAAGCAAGTGAAACTAAAAATGTAGATGAAGTTTTATAACAACCTTGCTCGCTGACAGAGGGTCTGGCAACTTTAGCGTTTTAAGTTGAGATGAGTCAGCAATGTCAGAGAATTTCCAGCTTTTAATCTTGTCCATATTTTCTGCAATTCTAGGTTTTACATCGGGAACTCTGCTGCTTTCCATGGTGGCCTATTGATATGACAAGCatgataattcaaatataatagaATCATACTTCAAATGACAAGATCAGGAAGCACCATGCATTTCCCTGCCAAAGGTAATAAAGAGGGGGAGGGGGAGATCATGGCAGATAAATACCAGATTGCCGATAGACATTGATTGCTGAGTTCTATCACTACGTTCAATGATTTGAGGTGCCGAGCCAGATATATTAGGAATTGGACCTAAGGAACCAGCAATTGGTGGCTGCAAAGTGCATCAAGATTAAAGACAGCCATTATACTGGTAGTATGAATATGACAATTTACATTAGTTAAGggcccttttttttctttttttttaatgatgagGGAAACCTGCAGCCGCTACCCATTGGGTGCGCACTGGGTAAAACCCCGTttctatgcaatagctcgcaaaccacacaGGAAAGGTAACCCGCACCAGGCAACCCCGGTGCAACGAGCTCGACCTAGAAGGAAAACCCCTTGCTTTTGCTAGCAAGAggttttgaacttgagaccctccaacatggaagtcccaaacCCAAACCACTAGGCCACCCCGAAGGGTATTCGTTAAAGGCCTAGTGTTGCAAAGAAACCATAACTCCCCAAATGAGGATCAATTTTACCTTAACATTGACATCAGAAAGCGCACGAGAACCCTCAAATGCCCTGCTCTCCAGCATCCTCAGCATTCTCTGTCCATCAGTATTTGCCAGAACCTTGATTCCGTTATCACTCGTCGTGACAGCCAGCAATGAGCCTTCCTTATTGAATCTTAGTCTAGGACTGGCCTGAAAAGAAATAATGGTTTTCAAGAATTCTCAGTTTCAATAATGTCAATCAAACAAATGAATTCAAGTAACAGCAATACTAACAGGCAATCCACCATCGCCATCAGTAGCTGTAAGCATGTTGGTATTATCCATTTCCCAAAACTTTATCTGGAACTCATCACCCGCAGCCAAGAAACGATTTCTCGTAGTATCAAACTGCACAACACCTAATGAACGTTTTCTAAAGCCAGAGAATGTCCTCTTGATTGCTCCTTCACTCTCATTCCACTCTACGAGGTGGGATTCGCCTTCTTTACTTGTCCCACAAGAGAAAAGTCTGAAAGAAGGTGGAAAAGTTAAGAATGactataaaaaatcaaaacaagttTCTCTTGTTTCAGAGATCTTTCTCAAAAAAGTGTCTCGTTTCAGACATTTATCATAAAATCCTGAAGGCCTCTTTACTATTCATTTTTCTACCTTCAATAAGCATCATTCACTCATTCACTGTTGCAGTCATATCTTCTATCATGACACCTTTGAGTATAAAACTCACCCTAATGAGTCCTCCTCCGATAGTTTCAAGTTTTGCCTTGGGGGTGCCCATAACTTTAGcccttcttcattttttttgggCATTGGCATGTTTGATAAGAGTACTGAAGAAGGGACTTCCTAAAATTCTTAGGAATTTGAAAAGAGCTCTGGAAAATCTACTACAGGGATCACTCTACCAGGAGTATGtatgaataaagaaaataatatgatattgaAGTGTGTGACCATCTCATTGAAAAGTTAAGTTATAAGCACACCAAATTTATTTCATAATGTCTTTCAATGCACCATCTTAAGTGCGGCTTATTCTTTTTCACGAGTCAAGCACGTGGAGCTTCTCTTTGATAATGAATGACATGAGATCTCTACTACCATGTTTGAAGTGTGTGACCATATCCACCAACATAAGCTAGAGAgatacttttatatatttaatcatgTCTTTCAATAAAGAAACCGAAATTAGAGATAAAAGGAGGAACACCAATGAAATCACAAACAGCAAAGGAATTAAAGATGATTGAGTTCAATACGAATTATGGCAGGTAAAAGCAATTTTTTGTTAACATCTGCCAAAAGAAGctatattttattagttggaGTGCACGCAGACAGCAGACTTAACAGCAGAAAAAATGGACAAGTATTGAACTATTGACTCAAACATAGGGAGCTGGCATTTACTGTTTGCAAAAGACTAAGATAGACTGCTGGGACGTATCCTCAGTTGAAAAAATCTGGGCAAGATGGTTAGATTATGCAAACTTTTTGGACACAAAATGAATTGAACTTGACCAACAAGGCAGGTCACAGCCAGTAGTAAGGTCTGGATAAACAATACTATATATGGCTTAGCTGAACGAAGGCAGGGGCGTACCCACCTTGGCAAAAGGGGTGTCAAGCAACACCCCTTCGCCAGGAAATTACATTGTAGGTAGGGGTCAAATTTTGgcttaataaatatatatataggtattGACACCTCTTGATACAAGTAAAGGGTTTAGTCTAGTGGTTAAGGGGTTGCAAAAACTCCTTAAGGTTGTGTGTTCAAGCCCTGCTAGGCACATATTataattacttctttttttcaGCCGGCACTGATAGCAACAAGTCTGTACATACTTTCTCATGTTTTATGCTGATGACTCATATTTTGTGATGTTTTTCTTGATGAAGTCAACCTAGAGTAGGCATTAGGCAATTAAACATCTAAGCATTGTACTGTTGGTTTATTTGAGGAAAATTCTAGGTAGACTATAAATCTGACATAGAGCCATCCTTATCCCCATAAATGATGAACAGAACAGTTTTTATGTAAAGGTGGTGTGCAGGCCAGCTTGTGCACACCTAGACTATTCAACGGGTACCTATTACCTCCCACCAAGTCTAAGCAGGTAGGGAGAAATCACCTAATGTTTTTTCGTCTATGCCAGGTGAAAAACGTTCATTAGTTAGCAGCAATTAAAGGTTACGCAGATGGTTCCTTCCCTACCACTTAGCATGGCATCCCCTTTGGACTAAACACAAGGATGGGATTATATGGCAGGGAGGACTTGATAGGGTGGAAAAAGATTTTCAAGGCGAACGAGACAATATCACTCATTTTGGGGAAGAATTGTCCACATTGGGTTCTAGATAGCAACCAACATATGTCATGTCTCTTTGCCCATTACCTGTTGAATTTAAGAGGAGACGTAAAAGTTTAGAAGGAACATGGACAAAGATACATTTCCATTAAACAAAAGAGTCCAGCAATACTACCAAAGAAAGTGGGAGGTTTCGGTATACAAATGTCAAAGACGGTATAATAAGATCATTTTATTTAAGTGAAACCAGATATTTGGTGGAGTCTAAAAATATCACACTACTTTATTGGAGTTCTTAAACCTTGGTGCTGCAGTTTGGAAGAGCATTAGGAACCTATGGAAGGATGTTCTTAAACTTCCAATTCTCAGCACGAAAAGTGGATGAAATTGAGATTTCGGCATGATGCTTGGGTTGGTCATACCTCGCTAAACTGTTCAGTTTTGCTCTTAATACTGAAGAGAAAGAAGCCCAATTCTATCTCAATCTGGATGAAACCTACCTTTCGGTGGGAACTTAGAAAAATTGAGATATACACAGATCAGCCCAATTGTTAAAATAGCTAGCAGCTCTGCGTATCAAATAGTAAATGAAAGACTCAATAAGATGGAAACACCTGGAGGATGGAAAATATTATTGTAAACTGGTTGTAAATTGTTGTCCTCCTGTATTTAACAACCTATATAGTGACCTTATAAGTTGGAAATCTATCTGGGATAGTAGATCACCTTCTACAGTTGTTGGTCTTGGTCAGTTGGGTCTCATAATATCCCAATTGACACAAGTTAATCAACAGAAAAGAGGCCCCAGCATATTCTAAGATGATTTATGTGTGAAACGGAATGGGAAGATTTAAACCATCAATTAATTGAGCATCAAATTTCTGGACGATCCAGCTTATGTAACTCAACTCAAGGAGTTCATTGAGTTGGACTAGACGAAAGCTGAGCACACAAGACGGGAGGATATGGTTCACTACTCAGCAAGTATTTTTGGGTGACTCGCTAAAAAGAATCATAGGTGCTCCAATGGCAGGAGAAACCTGTCCATAGACCTTTTTTATAAGATGGGGTAGAAAACTTGTCCAGACTAGTTAATATTTTTGTGCTTTTGGGTTTTTGGAATGACATGCTGAATGCATATGATATACACAATCCGCTTGAAAGAAAGTGCAGAAAgataacacaaaaaaaacaagaatagAATGTGATTTCTGAAATTTGAAGATAAAGAAGCTTATTCATTATACTATTTTAGCTTGATACAAGGATGGAGAAAAATGTAGAACCAAATTTGCATCACTAGGATAAGATCTtattgaagaaagaaaagtaaGATTACATGCATTGCATAAAAATAGTCAAAGCTTCCTTGTTTGAACAAATAAGGCCACTTACTAAACAAAGATTGAATTGTATTGCTTTTGGACCAACCTGGTTCCATCGGCACTATATGCCATTGTTGTGCACCAAAGACCAGGAGCATCATAATCTACTCTTGATCCCATGCCATCATAAAGCCAAGCTTTAATTTTACCATCAATAGCCGTAGAGAAAATAAACTGCAAAATACAAATTCAGAAAATACTCTTCTTTTTCAaacacaatataataaaattagaacATGGCTTTCTTGCCCCTCAAAGAAGCCCCATGAAAAAAGTTTAGCAGCCCAAGAGTCGATATTGAGAGAAAAGTAACCACAGAATGCAATTGGTTAACCTGGATACTCTCTTTGTAGTGAGGGCAGACAGAATATACAGGAGCTTCATGCCCCTCAAACATATGTTGTCTACGACCACTTACTGCATCCCAGACCTGTTATAAGAAAgcaaataatgaagaaaataaatccTACCATACACCCATACCAACAGCTTTCTTCTGTTTTTTAACTAAAGGAAAGCATAACACCAATATTATGTTATCATGTCAAAGAGATTACCTTGATTGTCTTGTCATCCCCACACGTCACTACGCAGAGTTGCTTATTAGGGTGGGAAAATGCAATATCATTAACACCACCAGCATGAGCATCAATCTATAACATGAAAGAATATGAAGAGTTAATAAGTTATGTAATTATTGATATGAGGGTGTGAGATAAAAAGAGAGTTTCTCTGCATGGCTTACTTCTAGATGCTGTCTCAATTCTCCCGCTGGGCTGTATGTGTATATTTGAACAATGTGCTTCGAAAAGGCAACACCTAAAAAAAGCAAAATGACAAAATCCTAAAGCTGCAAAAACTTATCacagaaaataaaaagtgaacCAATAAAAGACCATCTTACCAAGTATAGAACCATCTGGACCCCACACGCATCGATTGACTGATACAGTGGCATCTTTGACCAAAGCTGACTGAATGATAAGCAACCAAAGCATGTTAATTAGGGAGGCAAAAGTGAATCTTACAGGTTAACCCAAAGAAGAGAGGAGAAATTAGAAATATGCTAAATTGAGGAAATATGACTTACTCCTACTGTTCACTTTTACTAGTTTTTTTAATAACGAccgttcacttttacttgtcacttACTCCTaaaatagattttcatttttactaGCCATTTTTGACATAACAAGAAAAGgcaattcttttttttccatGTTTTACCCTTAACATTAAATACTTGTTcttcaaatcatttttcaagACTTAAAacaaaacatcatttaatagggATATATACCaataattgttttcttaatgGGTGTGCCTAAACagtgacaagtaaaaatgaatggAAGGAGTAATATAGACACACTCTTTCCAATCTTGAATATAGTGAAACCTATTAACAAactgaaaaaataagaaaagagggTTTTTGGAGCTTGTTTATTGGGTTGGGGTGTATTCTGATTTGCTAAAAAGATGTTGATATGTGAACTGTGAAGTAAGGTGGTTCACACTTCACTGAACGATAGTATGCCAAGATCAAATAATATGCAGTACAATACTGAATTGTTTGGCATCTCATTATGGgacaaaaattcacacttaagTGC is part of the Solanum pennellii chromosome 8, SPENNV200 genome and harbors:
- the LOC107028481 gene encoding protein TPR2-like isoform X3, whose product is MSSLSRELVFLILQFLDEEKFKETVHKLEQESGFFFNMKYFEEQVQAGEWDEVERYLSGFTKVEDNRYSMKIFFEIRKQKYLEALDKHDRVKAVEILVKDLKVFASFNEDLFKEITQLLTLDNFRQNEQLSKYGDTKSARNIMLVELKKLIEANPLFRDKLAFPSFKASRLRTLINQSLNWQHQLCKNPRPNPDIKTLFTDHTCASSNGTRPPPPVNTPLAGPVPKPGAFPPLGAHSPFQPVVSPSPSAIAGWMSSANPSMSHTAVAPGPPGLVQAPGAAGFLKHPRANPGGPGMDFQMAESEHLMKRMRAGQSDEVSFSGSTHPPNMYSPDDLPKTVVRNLSQGSNVMSMDFHPQQQTVLLVGTNVGDISIWEVGSRERLAHKSFKVWDISACSMPFQSALVKDATVSVNRCVWGPDGSILGVAFSKHIVQIYTYSPAGELRQHLEIDAHAGGVNDIAFSHPNKQLCVVTCGDDKTIKVWDAVSGRRQHMFEGHEAPVYSVCPHYKESIQFIFSTAIDGKIKAWLYDGMGSRVDYDAPGLWCTTMAYSADGTRLFSCGTSKEGESHLVEWNESEGAIKRTFSGFRKRSLGVVQFDTTRNRFLAAGDEFQIKFWEMDNTNMLTATDGDGGLPASPRLRFNKEGSLLAVTTSDNGIKVLANTDGQRMLRMLESRAFEGSRALSDVNVKPPIAGSLGPIPNISGSAPQIIERSDRTQQSMSIGNLATMESSRVPDVKPRIAENMDKIKSWKFSDIADSSQLKTLKLPDPLSASKVLRLLYTNSGLSVLALGSNAIHKLWKWQRNERNPSGKSSAAVVPQLWQPTNGALMSNDVGDAKSAEDAAACIALSKNDSYVMSASGGKVSLFNMMTFKVMTTFMPPPPAATYLAFHPQDNNVIAVGMEDSTIQIYNVRVDEVKIKLKGHQKRITGLAFSQSLNVLVSSGADAQLCIWSVDGWEKKKARPIQVPPGHQAPLVGETRVQFHNDQSHILVVHESQIGIYDTQLECQRSWYPRDSLSAPISSAIYSCDGLLIFTGFCDGAIGIFDADSLRLRCRIAPSAYLSSIGSGSGAAFPVVIAAHPSDSHQFALGMSDGTVHVIEPSDAEPKWGGSSSQDNGAMPSIPSSSALNSQPSETPSR
- the LOC107028481 gene encoding protein TPR2-like isoform X2, giving the protein MSSLSRELVFLILQFLDEEKFKETVHKLEQESGFFFNMKYFEEQVQAGEWDEVERYLSGFTKVEDNRYSMKIFFEIRKQKYLEALDKHDRVKAVEILVKDLKVFASFNEDLFKEITQLLTLDNFRQNEQLSKYGDTKSARNIMLVELKKLIEANPLFRDKLAFPSFKASRLRTLINQSLNWQHQLCKNPRPNPDIKTLFTDHTCASSNGTRPPPPVNTPLAGPVPKPGAFPPLGAHSPFQPVVSPSPSAIAGWMSSANPSMSHTAVAPGPPGLVQAPAGFLKHPRANPGGPGMDFQMAESEHLMKRMRAGQSDEVSFSGSTHPPNMYSPDDLPKTVVRNLSQGSNVMSMDFHPQQQTVLLVGTNVGDISIWEVGSRERLAHKSFKVWDISACSMPFQSALVKDATVSVNRCVWGPDGSILGVAFSKHIVQIYTYSPAGELRQHLEIDAHAGGVNDIAFSHPNKQLCVVTCGDDKTIKVWDAVSGRRQHMFEGHEAPVYSVCPHYKESIQFIFSTAIDGKIKAWLYDGMGSRVDYDAPGLWCTTMAYSADGTRLFSCGTSKEGESHLVEWNESEGAIKRTFSGFRKRSLGVVQFDTTRNRFLAAGDEFQIKFWEMDNTNMLTATDGDGGLPASPRLRFNKEGSLLAVTTSDNGIKVLANTDGQRMLRMLESRAFEGSRALSDVNVKPPIAGSLGPIPNISGSAPQIIERSDRTQQSMSIGNLATMESSRVPDVKPRIAENMDKIKSWKFSDIADSSQLKTLKLPDPLSASKVLRLLYTNSGLSVLALGSNAIHKLWKWQRNERNPSGKSSAAVVPQLWQPTNGALMSNDVGDAKSAEDAAACIALSKNDSYVMSASGGKVSLFNMMTFKVMTTFMPPPPAATYLAFHPQDNNVIAVGMEDSTIQIYNVRVDEVKIKLKGHQKRITGLAFSQSLNVLVSSGADAQLCIWSVDGWEKKKARPIQVPPGHQAPLVGETRVQFHNDQSHILVVHESQIGIYDTQLECQRSWYPRDSLSAPISSAIYSCDGLLIFTGFCDGAIGIFDADSLRLRCRIAPSAYLSSIGSSGSGAAFPVVIAAHPSDSHQFALGMSDGTVHVIEPSDAEPKWGGSSSQDNGAMPSIPSSSALNSQPSETPSR
- the LOC107028481 gene encoding protein TPR2-like isoform X1 → MSSLSRELVFLILQFLDEEKFKETVHKLEQESGFFFNMKYFEEQVQAGEWDEVERYLSGFTKVEDNRYSMKIFFEIRKQKYLEALDKHDRVKAVEILVKDLKVFASFNEDLFKEITQLLTLDNFRQNEQLSKYGDTKSARNIMLVELKKLIEANPLFRDKLAFPSFKASRLRTLINQSLNWQHQLCKNPRPNPDIKTLFTDHTCASSNGTRPPPPVNTPLAGPVPKPGAFPPLGAHSPFQPVVSPSPSAIAGWMSSANPSMSHTAVAPGPPGLVQAPGAAGFLKHPRANPGGPGMDFQMAESEHLMKRMRAGQSDEVSFSGSTHPPNMYSPDDLPKTVVRNLSQGSNVMSMDFHPQQQTVLLVGTNVGDISIWEVGSRERLAHKSFKVWDISACSMPFQSALVKDATVSVNRCVWGPDGSILGVAFSKHIVQIYTYSPAGELRQHLEIDAHAGGVNDIAFSHPNKQLCVVTCGDDKTIKVWDAVSGRRQHMFEGHEAPVYSVCPHYKESIQFIFSTAIDGKIKAWLYDGMGSRVDYDAPGLWCTTMAYSADGTRLFSCGTSKEGESHLVEWNESEGAIKRTFSGFRKRSLGVVQFDTTRNRFLAAGDEFQIKFWEMDNTNMLTATDGDGGLPASPRLRFNKEGSLLAVTTSDNGIKVLANTDGQRMLRMLESRAFEGSRALSDVNVKPPIAGSLGPIPNISGSAPQIIERSDRTQQSMSIGNLATMESSRVPDVKPRIAENMDKIKSWKFSDIADSSQLKTLKLPDPLSASKVLRLLYTNSGLSVLALGSNAIHKLWKWQRNERNPSGKSSAAVVPQLWQPTNGALMSNDVGDAKSAEDAAACIALSKNDSYVMSASGGKVSLFNMMTFKVMTTFMPPPPAATYLAFHPQDNNVIAVGMEDSTIQIYNVRVDEVKIKLKGHQKRITGLAFSQSLNVLVSSGADAQLCIWSVDGWEKKKARPIQVPPGHQAPLVGETRVQFHNDQSHILVVHESQIGIYDTQLECQRSWYPRDSLSAPISSAIYSCDGLLIFTGFCDGAIGIFDADSLRLRCRIAPSAYLSSIGSSGSGAAFPVVIAAHPSDSHQFALGMSDGTVHVIEPSDAEPKWGGSSSQDNGAMPSIPSSSALNSQPSETPSR